A part of Larkinella insperata genomic DNA contains:
- the amaB gene encoding L-piperidine-6-carboxylate dehydrogenase, with product MQQFLQKLKTQPVMSGTSTGQAFWHATAADGTDSLLDSYSPVDGQLMARVYPTVREDYDKVVETARAAFLTWRAVPAPRRGEIVRQMGEQFRQYKKELGTLVSYEMGKSLQEGMGEVQEIIDICDFAVGQSRQLYGLTMHSERPDHRMYEQWHPLGVVGIITAFNFPVAVWSWNAMLAWVCGNVCIWKPSEKTPLTALACQQIIKEVLEQNDVPEGVSCLITGGRDTGTWLAEDPRIALVSATGSTRMGKAVAQTVSARLGRYLLELGGNNAIILTAHADLNIAIPAIVFGAVGTAGQRCTSTRRLIIHESIYEDVKNRLVKAYGQLRIGNPLDENTHVGPLIDQAAVAGYQAALFQIKEQGGRLLIDGEVLEGPGFESGCYVRPAIAEMPAQTAIVQHETFAPILYLLKYGTLDEAIELQNGVPQGLSSAIFTLNMREAEQFLSTAGSDCGIANVNIGTSGAEIGGAFGGEKETGGGRESGSDAWKAYMRRQTNTINYGTSLPLAQGIRFEL from the coding sequence ATGCAACAATTCCTTCAAAAACTGAAAACTCAGCCCGTGATGTCGGGCACCAGCACGGGGCAGGCATTCTGGCACGCTACAGCGGCTGATGGAACGGATTCACTGCTCGATTCTTATTCGCCCGTCGATGGGCAGTTGATGGCCCGCGTTTACCCGACGGTTCGCGAAGATTATGACAAAGTAGTTGAAACTGCCCGGGCGGCTTTTCTGACATGGCGGGCGGTTCCGGCCCCCCGCCGGGGCGAAATCGTCCGGCAGATGGGCGAGCAGTTCCGGCAATATAAAAAAGAACTGGGGACCCTGGTTAGCTACGAAATGGGCAAATCACTGCAGGAAGGCATGGGCGAGGTCCAGGAAATTATTGACATCTGTGACTTTGCCGTGGGGCAGTCGCGCCAGCTTTACGGCCTGACGATGCATAGCGAGCGGCCCGATCACCGGATGTACGAGCAGTGGCACCCGCTGGGGGTCGTCGGTATTATTACGGCCTTCAATTTTCCGGTGGCGGTCTGGTCGTGGAACGCGATGCTGGCCTGGGTGTGCGGCAACGTCTGCATCTGGAAGCCGTCGGAAAAAACACCCCTGACGGCGCTGGCCTGTCAGCAAATCATCAAAGAAGTTCTGGAGCAGAACGACGTGCCCGAAGGCGTTTCGTGCCTGATCACCGGCGGACGTGACACCGGGACGTGGCTGGCCGAAGACCCGCGAATTGCGCTGGTGTCGGCCACGGGTTCCACCCGGATGGGAAAAGCCGTGGCGCAAACCGTGTCGGCCCGGCTCGGACGGTATCTGCTCGAACTCGGTGGTAACAACGCCATTATTTTGACTGCCCACGCGGATCTGAACATTGCCATTCCGGCCATCGTTTTTGGGGCCGTCGGCACGGCCGGACAGCGGTGTACCTCCACCCGTCGGCTAATCATCCACGAATCGATTTATGAAGATGTAAAAAACCGGCTGGTGAAAGCGTACGGGCAACTTCGCATCGGCAACCCGCTGGACGAAAACACCCACGTCGGGCCGCTGATTGATCAGGCTGCGGTGGCCGGGTACCAGGCTGCGCTGTTTCAGATCAAGGAGCAGGGCGGGCGGTTGCTGATCGATGGAGAAGTGCTGGAAGGCCCCGGTTTTGAGTCGGGTTGCTACGTTCGGCCCGCCATTGCCGAAATGCCTGCCCAGACCGCCATTGTGCAGCACGAAACGTTTGCGCCAATCTTGTACTTGCTCAAATACGGTACGCTGGACGAAGCCATTGAACTGCAAAACGGCGTTCCGCAGGGCTTGTCGTCGGCTATCTTTACGCTGAATATGCGTGAAGCCGAGCAATTTCTTTCAACGGCCGGATCGGATTGCGGCATCGCCAACGTCAACATCGGAACTTCGGGCGCCGAAATTGGGGGAGCGTTCGGGGGCGAAAAAGAAACCGGCGGAGGCCGCGAATCCGGCTCGGATGCCTGGAAAGCCTACATGCGCCGACAAACCAATACCATCAACTACGGTACGTCATTGCCCTTAGCGCAGGGAATCAGATTTGAATTATGA
- a CDS encoding aldose 1-epimerase has translation MPFEILHQPFGALTEYFIQNTETKEFVSILPAYGAVVRQLMLRHPGPGHEQSLVSLIKAPNSQQALAADEGYSSALLFPFPSRIRHGIYSYEGEMFTLPMNEAKQDHAIHGFVAGKPFELVSQQISDSEASLTLGYIHDGSYTGYPFPFDFRITYTLSAAGLSVTYEVQNTGHRSAPVSFGWHPYFTLNEEPIDQLSIELPGVRQIRLDDNLLPTGDELLTQKGDVALRERALDAAFVIEDQTADGATTVLRSARQNLTLNVWQETGPQKFNYLVVFTPIVRDKIAIESLTSNVNAFNNEQGLIKLAPNESTRGTIRVWLS, from the coding sequence ATGCCTTTTGAAATCCTACACCAGCCCTTTGGGGCACTCACCGAATACTTTATACAGAATACGGAAACCAAAGAGTTTGTGAGTATTTTGCCCGCCTACGGAGCCGTTGTCCGGCAATTGATGCTGCGCCATCCGGGCCCGGGCCACGAACAAAGTCTGGTTTCCCTGATTAAAGCGCCGAATTCACAGCAGGCGCTGGCGGCCGACGAAGGCTACTCGAGTGCGCTGCTGTTCCCGTTCCCAAGCCGAATCCGACACGGTATTTATTCCTACGAAGGGGAAATGTTTACCTTGCCCATGAATGAAGCCAAACAGGACCACGCAATCCACGGTTTTGTGGCGGGGAAACCGTTTGAATTGGTCAGCCAGCAGATCAGTGATTCCGAAGCATCGCTTACGCTGGGGTACATCCACGACGGCTCTTACACCGGCTATCCTTTTCCGTTTGACTTTCGGATTACATACACGCTATCGGCAGCGGGCTTGTCGGTGACGTACGAAGTTCAAAACACCGGTCATCGGTCGGCACCGGTGAGTTTTGGGTGGCACCCGTATTTTACCCTCAACGAAGAACCAATCGATCAGCTTTCTATTGAATTACCGGGCGTTCGGCAAATCCGGCTCGACGATAATCTGCTGCCTACGGGTGACGAACTGCTGACGCAAAAAGGAGACGTAGCCCTGCGGGAGCGGGCGCTGGATGCGGCCTTTGTTATTGAGGACCAAACGGCGGACGGTGCTACGACGGTATTGCGGTCAGCGCGGCAAAACCTGACCCTGAACGTCTGGCAGGAAACCGGTCCGCAGAAATTTAATTATCTGGTGGTTTTTACGCCCATTGTACGCGACAAAATTGCTATTGAATCGTTGACCAGCAACGTTAACGCGTTCAACAACGAACAAGGACTGATCAAGCTGGCCCCCAACGAAAGTACCCGGGGAACCATCCGGGTGTGGCTTAGCTAA
- a CDS encoding acyloxyacyl hydrolase produces the protein MTAHRQFGTAWQQGISTSNQVVPASRQTPIGLELTYSQVSLRRRAWENCRCFAQVGGYVNYLTFRNPIPLGRTAGAGLFFEPLINYSRRLYYSVRVLAGLTYLTRVYDPVSNPTNDHFSMPVSALIGSGFTAHYRLTQQWNLTLGAIYNHISNAGTRLPNQGMNIPIVAVGAQYQLSPAVLPDTREWGRAPLGRRWMSRALLMGSIRVLPKTDKKPEMALPVFGLNVVGGYRITRNHAFSAGFELVDDHYFKEQVITWTRGRVTDARQATVLAGYEFWQGRFIFTAHHGWNLIRPIRYKPATYQRYNLLYQFPNRITAGMSVKAYGDNTKGFSVVAGYTL, from the coding sequence TTGACGGCTCACCGGCAATTTGGTACGGCTTGGCAGCAGGGCATTTCAACGTCGAACCAGGTTGTTCCGGCTTCCCGGCAAACTCCCATTGGTCTGGAACTGACGTATAGCCAGGTTAGTTTACGCCGTCGTGCGTGGGAAAACTGCCGGTGTTTTGCCCAGGTTGGGGGGTACGTCAATTACCTTACGTTCCGGAATCCCATACCGCTGGGCCGTACGGCGGGAGCGGGCCTGTTTTTTGAACCATTGATCAATTACTCCAGACGGCTCTATTATTCCGTTCGCGTGTTGGCAGGGCTCACCTATCTGACCCGTGTCTATGATCCCGTCAGCAACCCAACCAACGACCATTTTAGTATGCCCGTGAGCGCCTTGATCGGTAGTGGTTTTACGGCGCATTACCGGCTTACCCAACAATGGAACCTTACGCTGGGCGCTATTTATAACCATATTTCAAATGCCGGAACGCGGTTGCCCAATCAGGGCATGAACATTCCGATAGTAGCCGTGGGGGCACAGTACCAGCTTAGCCCGGCGGTTTTGCCTGATACCCGCGAATGGGGCCGGGCGCCGTTGGGCCGACGCTGGATGAGCCGCGCCCTGCTGATGGGGTCCATTCGGGTTCTGCCCAAAACCGATAAAAAGCCGGAAATGGCTCTGCCGGTCTTTGGGCTAAATGTCGTCGGTGGCTACCGCATCACCCGGAACCACGCATTTTCGGCGGGATTTGAACTGGTTGACGATCATTATTTTAAGGAACAGGTCATTACCTGGACGAGAGGCCGCGTGACGGATGCCCGCCAGGCGACGGTGTTGGCGGGGTATGAATTCTGGCAGGGGCGTTTCATCTTCACCGCGCACCACGGCTGGAACCTGATTCGGCCTATTCGATACAAGCCTGCTACTTACCAGCGTTATAACCTTCTCTACCAGTTTCCGAACCGAATTACGGCGGGGATGAGCGTAAAAGCGTACGGCGACAACACCAAAGGGTTTAGTGTGGTAGCAGGCTATACGTTGTAA
- a CDS encoding TIGR02757 family protein, translating to MHDSVQELLDRKVEQYNQPSFIEKDPISIPHRFSRKQDVEIMGFWAAVLAWGQRPVILKKANELVELMDGAPYDFVVNHQETDLKRFLLFKHRTFNATDTLYFLHFFHTYYQQHDTLEDAFVPFNAPTDQRADSLNLCAPDSKEGLMIHGLPSVGPFLEAFHNRFCDDPFFPERTRKHVSTPERNSSCKRLNMFLRWMVRHDDRGVDFGLWGRIKPSQLVIPIDVHVGRVARKLGLLNRPQTDWKAALELTDALKQFDPNDPVKYDFALFGLGVEGEM from the coding sequence ATGCACGATTCAGTTCAGGAATTACTAGACCGGAAGGTCGAGCAATACAACCAGCCCTCCTTTATCGAAAAAGACCCCATCAGCATTCCGCACCGGTTTAGCCGCAAACAGGATGTCGAAATTATGGGCTTCTGGGCCGCCGTGCTGGCCTGGGGACAACGTCCGGTCATCCTGAAAAAGGCCAACGAACTGGTGGAGCTCATGGACGGGGCCCCGTACGATTTTGTGGTAAACCACCAGGAAACCGATCTGAAACGGTTTTTACTCTTCAAGCACCGGACGTTCAACGCCACGGACACGCTTTATTTCCTGCATTTTTTTCACACCTATTACCAGCAGCACGACACGCTGGAAGATGCCTTTGTGCCCTTCAACGCACCCACGGACCAGCGGGCAGATTCGTTGAATCTTTGTGCACCGGACTCAAAAGAAGGGCTGATGATTCACGGTCTTCCGTCGGTCGGTCCGTTTCTGGAAGCGTTTCACAACCGGTTTTGTGACGATCCGTTTTTTCCCGAGCGAACCCGCAAACACGTTTCCACCCCCGAGCGGAATTCGTCCTGCAAACGGCTGAATATGTTTCTGCGCTGGATGGTTCGGCACGATGACCGGGGCGTTGACTTTGGTCTTTGGGGCCGCATCAAACCGTCTCAACTGGTTATTCCCATCGATGTCCACGTTGGACGGGTAGCCCGTAAATTAGGGCTGCTAAACCGTCCGCAAACCGATTGGAAAGCCGCACTGGAGTTAACTGACGCTCTCAAGCAGTTTGATCCGAACGACCCGGTGAAGTACGATTTCGCCTTATTCGGTCTGGGCGTTGAAGGGGAAATGTAA
- a CDS encoding LysM peptidoglycan-binding domain-containing protein, which produces MKRLLPLLLAGCLTSMVAQAHPILPDSLGMEKKEGKLYVLHRVEQGQTLFSLVRKYKTTLQAIKEANPGLPDNVRYNQVVRVPASNLSRKQEKAVTKAIKKEEKEQQREEREVKTETAKEANSGIHQVEPGQTLYSLATRYGVSMDAVRRWNNLPSDNIVSGQALIVSEKAWRVREPLAKPATPHRTEPAAEAARTSRNDSPKTERPAPPRTLPPAPREEAPRPTEAERTPAEPTSSEPAEPRIIRPGDSGPLPNPGGNARRMSEIGMAEVIDQSGNSNKYLALHRTAPIGTLVLVRNDMNQQSIWVKVIGRLPDTSVNEKVIVKISARAFEKLSPVDRRFRAEVSYLVP; this is translated from the coding sequence ATGAAGCGACTGTTACCGCTGTTGTTAGCTGGCTGTCTGACCAGTATGGTTGCACAAGCTCACCCCATCCTACCGGATTCGCTGGGAATGGAAAAGAAAGAGGGAAAATTGTACGTCCTGCACCGCGTTGAGCAGGGTCAAACGTTGTTTTCGCTCGTTCGGAAGTACAAAACCACCCTTCAGGCCATTAAGGAAGCCAACCCCGGTTTGCCCGACAATGTCCGCTACAACCAGGTTGTCCGGGTTCCGGCCAGCAACTTGTCGCGAAAGCAGGAAAAAGCAGTGACCAAGGCGATTAAGAAAGAAGAAAAGGAACAGCAACGCGAAGAGCGGGAGGTAAAAACGGAAACCGCAAAAGAAGCCAACAGCGGTATTCACCAGGTTGAACCGGGGCAAACCCTGTACAGTCTGGCCACCCGGTACGGCGTCTCGATGGACGCCGTTCGCCGGTGGAACAATCTTCCGTCCGACAACATCGTCAGCGGCCAGGCCCTGATTGTATCCGAAAAAGCCTGGCGCGTCCGGGAACCGCTGGCCAAGCCCGCGACCCCGCACCGCACGGAACCGGCGGCCGAAGCGGCCCGAACGTCGCGCAACGACTCGCCCAAGACCGAGCGCCCCGCTCCCCCGCGCACCTTGCCGCCGGCCCCGCGGGAAGAAGCCCCCCGGCCCACCGAAGCCGAACGTACACCGGCTGAACCCACCAGTTCGGAGCCGGCTGAACCGCGCATTATTCGTCCCGGCGATTCCGGTCCGCTGCCGAATCCGGGCGGAAACGCGCGCCGGATGTCGGAAATTGGTATGGCGGAGGTTATTGATCAATCCGGCAATTCAAACAAATACCTGGCTTTACACCGAACCGCGCCCATCGGAACGCTCGTTCTGGTCCGGAATGATATGAACCAGCAATCGATCTGGGTGAAAGTGATTGGCCGCCTGCCCGACACCAGTGTCAACGAGAAAGTGATTGTAAAAATCTCGGCCCGCGCCTTTGAGAAACTTTCTCCCGTCGATCGGCGTTTTCGTGCTGAGGTCAGTTACTTAGTACCTTAA
- the kdsB gene encoding 3-deoxy-manno-octulosonate cytidylyltransferase encodes MNILGIVPARFASSRFPAKALADIDGKTMIQRVMEQARKAESLSRVVVATDHETIADHVRSFGGEVIMTSENHQSGTDRCFEALQAVGEEVDYVINIQGDEPFIKPEQINLLASVLDGTTELATLVKKIDDPAVLFNTSTPKVVLNSRSEALYFSRQTLPFLRERQPEEWLQHHIFYKHIGIYAYRADILAQITQLPPSLLEKAEALEQLRWLENGYRIRCVVTELDSYGIDTPEDLERLERHLSRAETKGEGS; translated from the coding sequence ATGAATATCCTCGGAATTGTCCCGGCCCGGTTTGCGTCGAGCCGTTTTCCGGCCAAAGCGCTGGCCGATATTGACGGAAAAACCATGATTCAGCGCGTGATGGAACAAGCACGGAAAGCCGAATCGCTCAGTCGGGTGGTGGTGGCGACCGATCACGAAACCATCGCCGATCACGTTCGCTCGTTTGGCGGAGAAGTCATCATGACTTCCGAAAACCACCAGAGCGGCACCGACCGTTGCTTTGAAGCCCTGCAGGCTGTTGGGGAAGAGGTGGATTATGTGATCAATATTCAAGGCGATGAGCCGTTTATCAAACCCGAGCAAATCAATCTCTTGGCGTCGGTCCTGGACGGTACTACGGAACTGGCAACGTTGGTGAAAAAAATCGACGACCCTGCGGTTTTGTTCAATACCAGCACGCCGAAAGTGGTGTTGAACAGCCGAAGCGAAGCGTTGTATTTCAGTCGGCAGACGCTTCCGTTCCTGCGCGAACGCCAGCCCGAGGAGTGGTTGCAGCACCACATTTTCTACAAACACATCGGTATATACGCTTACCGGGCCGATATCCTGGCCCAGATCACCCAGTTGCCGCCCTCACTGCTGGAGAAAGCCGAAGCGCTTGAACAACTCCGCTGGCTCGAAAACGGCTACCGGATTCGGTGCGTCGTTACGGAACTGGACAGCTACGGCATCGATACGCCCGAAGATCTGGAACGGCTGGAGCGCCACCTTTCCCGTGCAGAGACCAAAGGAGAAGGTAGTTAA